One stretch of Oceanimonas pelagia DNA includes these proteins:
- a CDS encoding nucleoside deaminase, whose translation MSITEKDLRHLRRCVELAEEALSEGDMAFGSVLVSAEGAVLAEDRNRIHTGEATWHPEIALARWAAENLSATERSRSTLYTSGEHCPMCSAAHAWAGLGRIVYASSAEQFSAWCQEWGLGASPVKALAINDVAPDIPVAGPVPELAEEIRELHRRYFGIESQD comes from the coding sequence GTGAGCATTACCGAAAAGGATCTGCGCCATTTGCGCCGTTGCGTTGAGCTGGCCGAAGAAGCCCTGAGCGAGGGTGACATGGCCTTTGGCTCCGTGCTGGTGTCGGCCGAGGGCGCCGTGCTGGCGGAAGACCGCAACCGCATTCACACCGGCGAGGCTACCTGGCACCCGGAGATCGCCCTGGCCCGCTGGGCTGCCGAAAACCTGAGTGCTACCGAGCGCTCCCGAAGCACTCTGTATACCTCGGGTGAACACTGCCCCATGTGCTCTGCTGCCCACGCCTGGGCCGGACTGGGCCGTATTGTGTACGCCAGCTCCGCCGAGCAGTTTTCAGCCTGGTGTCAGGAGTGGGGACTGGGCGCTTCACCGGTAAAGGCGCTGGCCATTAACGATGTGGCCCCCGACATTCCCGTGGCCGGTCCGGTGCCGGAGCTGGCCGAAGAAATCCGCGAGCTGCACCGGCGGTATTTTGGCATTGAGAGCCAGGACTAA
- a CDS encoding DUF3883 domain-containing protein: MSRGWSKAEVEATIADYLDMLCLELAGKKYSKTEHRRNLQPKLNGRSEGAIELKHQNISAVMIEMGIPYINGYKPRTNYQRSLLPEAVFNLVSKRDALHKMLDVEVEKAPVALSRFNVDGVLEDPPKIGKVGEVKANYLVSKVNYLEREARNQAIGDFGEAFALAYEKERLEKLSKGFLADRIEHVAQTVGPLAGYDIRSYNADGSDRFIEVKATKYGKSIPFFVTSNELKFSRENSNNYHLYRVFDLQANPRMFHLSGNLESVCNLKPTEFMAVVG; the protein is encoded by the coding sequence ATGTCTAGAGGGTGGTCAAAGGCTGAGGTAGAGGCAACGATTGCAGATTATCTGGATATGCTCTGCTTGGAGTTGGCCGGCAAAAAATATAGTAAGACTGAGCACCGCAGGAACCTACAGCCTAAGCTCAATGGTCGCAGTGAAGGTGCCATTGAATTAAAGCATCAGAACATAAGTGCGGTGATGATAGAAATGGGTATTCCATATATTAATGGCTACAAGCCACGCACTAACTACCAACGCTCGCTATTGCCGGAAGCCGTATTTAATCTTGTTTCAAAAAGGGACGCCCTGCATAAGATGTTAGACGTCGAGGTGGAAAAAGCCCCAGTGGCTTTGTCTCGGTTTAACGTTGATGGTGTGTTAGAGGACCCACCCAAGATAGGCAAGGTAGGCGAAGTGAAGGCTAACTACCTGGTGAGCAAAGTCAACTATTTGGAGCGAGAGGCTCGTAACCAAGCCATCGGCGACTTTGGGGAGGCATTTGCGCTCGCCTATGAAAAAGAAAGGCTAGAGAAGTTAAGTAAAGGTTTTTTAGCGGATCGGATCGAACATGTTGCGCAAACTGTAGGCCCATTAGCCGGGTATGATATTCGTTCTTATAACGCCGATGGCAGCGATAGGTTTATCGAGGTGAAAGCCACGAAGTACGGGAAAAGTATTCCGTTCTTCGTCACATCGAATGAATTGAAATTCTCAAGGGAAAACTCCAATAATTACCACTTGTACCGAGTGTTTGATCTACAGGCCAACCCTAGGATGTTTCATTTGAGCGGTAACTTGGAAAGTGTCTGCAACCTTAAGCCAACAGAGTTTATGGCAGTAGTGGGCTGA
- a CDS encoding calcium/sodium antiporter — protein MLMSVAAIVLGLAVLVWSADRFVDGASATARYAGMPPLLIGMVIVGFGTSAPEIVVSIIAALEGNPGLALGNAYGSNIANIGLILGVTALISPIAVHSQVLRKELPILLLITLLSLSLLWNGWLARTDAMVLLVVFVLLMAWSIRQGLRDGNDSMASEQEQELGENTMSLKQALFWLVAGLVLLIISSRFLVWGAVNVAQAFGVSDLIIGLTIVAIGTSLPELASSIAAIRKNEHDLALGNVIGSNLFNTLAVVGLAGIIHPLAVVSEVINRDFVVMIALTLSLFVLGFGFRGRPGRINRVEGAFLLAVYLAYTGWLAGNVIAA, from the coding sequence ATGCTGATGTCTGTTGCCGCCATCGTGCTGGGCCTTGCGGTGCTGGTATGGAGTGCCGACCGCTTTGTGGACGGTGCTTCGGCCACCGCCCGTTATGCCGGTATGCCCCCCTTGCTGATTGGCATGGTGATCGTGGGGTTCGGTACCTCGGCCCCGGAAATTGTGGTGTCCATTATTGCGGCGCTGGAAGGTAACCCCGGGCTGGCCCTGGGGAATGCCTATGGCTCCAATATTGCCAATATTGGCCTCATTCTCGGGGTAACGGCACTGATCAGTCCCATTGCCGTGCACTCTCAGGTGCTGCGCAAGGAGCTGCCCATACTGTTGCTGATCACCCTGCTGTCGCTCAGCCTGCTGTGGAACGGCTGGCTTGCCCGTACCGATGCCATGGTGTTGCTGGTGGTGTTCGTGCTGCTGATGGCCTGGAGCATTCGTCAGGGTCTGCGTGACGGCAACGACAGCATGGCCAGCGAACAGGAGCAGGAGCTGGGTGAAAATACCATGAGCCTGAAACAGGCGCTGTTCTGGCTGGTGGCCGGTCTGGTGCTGCTGATCATCAGCTCGCGTTTTCTGGTATGGGGAGCGGTGAATGTGGCCCAGGCCTTTGGCGTGAGTGATCTGATCATTGGTCTGACCATCGTCGCCATTGGCACCTCGCTGCCCGAGCTGGCCTCCTCCATTGCCGCCATTCGCAAGAATGAACACGATCTGGCCCTGGGCAACGTGATTGGCTCCAACCTGTTCAATACCCTGGCGGTGGTGGGGCTGGCCGGCATCATTCACCCGCTGGCGGTGGTGTCGGAAGTGATCAACCGCGACTTTGTGGTGATGATAGCGCTGACCCTGTCGCTGTTCGTGCTGGGCTTTGGCTTTCGTGGCCGCCCGGGACGCATCAATCGCGTTGAAGGTGCCTTTTTGCTGGCGGTGTACCTGGCCTACACCGGCTGGCTGGCCGGCAATGTGATTGCTGCGTAG
- the fabG gene encoding 3-oxoacyl-ACP reductase FabG, protein MFDLTGQVALVTGGAKGIGKGIAKVLASAGATVVIADIDETAGKASAEELGAHYFYLDVARQESCKQAVAAVMRDLERLDILCSNTGIFPQCDLASMTEQHWDEMHGINLKGTFFMVQAALEAMRTQGYGRIVITSSITGPLTGFPGWSHYAASKAGQLGFMRSAALECARDGITINAVMPGNILTEGLLAQGEDYLAQMKAAIPTHTLGTPDDIGHAVCFLASREARYITGQTLVVDGGQVLPESPEALI, encoded by the coding sequence ATGTTTGATTTAACGGGCCAGGTTGCCCTGGTAACCGGCGGCGCCAAAGGCATTGGCAAGGGCATTGCGAAAGTGCTGGCCAGTGCCGGGGCCACCGTGGTGATTGCCGATATCGACGAAACCGCCGGCAAGGCCAGCGCCGAGGAACTGGGTGCTCACTATTTTTATCTGGATGTGGCCCGGCAGGAAAGCTGCAAGCAGGCGGTAGCGGCGGTCATGCGCGACCTTGAGCGGCTTGATATTCTGTGCTCCAACACCGGCATTTTCCCCCAGTGTGATCTGGCCAGCATGACCGAGCAGCATTGGGATGAAATGCATGGCATCAACCTGAAAGGCACCTTTTTTATGGTGCAGGCGGCACTGGAGGCCATGCGTACCCAGGGCTACGGCCGCATCGTGATCACCTCGTCCATCACCGGACCGCTTACCGGTTTTCCCGGCTGGAGCCACTATGCCGCCAGCAAGGCCGGTCAGCTGGGCTTTATGCGCAGCGCGGCGCTGGAATGCGCCCGCGACGGTATTACCATTAACGCCGTGATGCCAGGCAATATTCTTACCGAAGGCCTGCTGGCGCAGGGCGAGGATTATCTGGCGCAGATGAAGGCGGCCATCCCCACCCACACCCTGGGCACGCCGGACGACATTGGTCACGCCGTCTGTTTTCTGGCATCAAGGGAAGCCCGCTACATTACCGGGCAAACCCTGGTGGTGGACGGGGGCCAGGTGCTGCCCGAGTCGCCGGAGGCACTGATATAA
- a CDS encoding serine hydrolase domain-containing protein, translating into MKIHLRMRRAATGLLCSLLALPATAQPEPLSASSSDPVTLGWMQGFPPPPEKRLRAADGSFFEFPALRYSVAHMREFMPTVEVSRGLGAPLPLKYRLDPLVDKLRFLPWDSDEPITFADAFERNYTDGLIVLHRGEVVYERYAGALKESGQHAAMSVTKSVTGLLAAVLVAEGRLDESRLVAEYVPELKDSAFGDATVRQLMDMTTGLQYSENYADPNAEVWQYSAAGSPWPKPAGYTGPVGYFEYLAGVQKQGEHGEAFGYKTINSDALGWVISRVTGQSVAELLSEKIWRRIGMEQSAYYQVDELGTPFAGGGLSAGLRDLARFGELVRNRGRWQGEQIIPAAAIDDIRRGGSKNAFARAGFDRLKGWSYRNMWWITHNRNGAFAARGVHGQTIYIDPAADMVLVRFASHPVAANGANDPYSLPAYQAVADYLISLEMP; encoded by the coding sequence ATGAAAATACACCTCCGTATGCGACGGGCCGCCACCGGCCTGCTGTGCAGTCTGCTGGCGCTGCCGGCAACGGCTCAGCCTGAGCCGCTTTCCGCCAGCAGCAGCGATCCCGTCACCCTGGGCTGGATGCAGGGCTTTCCGCCGCCGCCGGAAAAACGTCTGCGCGCCGCCGACGGCTCCTTTTTTGAGTTTCCCGCCCTGCGCTACAGTGTGGCGCACATGCGCGAGTTTATGCCCACGGTGGAAGTGTCTCGGGGCCTGGGCGCGCCCTTGCCGCTGAAGTATCGTCTGGATCCGTTAGTCGACAAGCTGCGCTTTCTGCCCTGGGACAGCGATGAGCCCATCACCTTTGCCGATGCCTTTGAGCGCAATTACACCGACGGCCTGATTGTGCTGCACCGGGGGGAGGTGGTGTATGAGCGTTATGCCGGCGCCCTGAAAGAAAGTGGTCAGCACGCTGCCATGTCGGTAACCAAGTCGGTAACCGGCCTGCTTGCCGCCGTGCTGGTGGCCGAAGGCCGGCTGGATGAAAGCAGGCTGGTGGCCGAATACGTGCCCGAGCTGAAAGACTCCGCCTTTGGCGATGCCACCGTACGCCAGCTGATGGACATGACCACGGGTCTGCAATACAGCGAAAACTATGCCGATCCCAACGCCGAGGTATGGCAATACTCCGCCGCCGGCAGCCCCTGGCCCAAGCCGGCAGGATACACCGGCCCGGTGGGCTATTTTGAGTATCTTGCCGGGGTGCAAAAGCAGGGTGAGCATGGCGAGGCCTTTGGCTACAAAACCATCAACAGCGACGCCCTGGGCTGGGTGATCTCCCGGGTCACCGGCCAGTCGGTGGCTGAGCTGCTGTCGGAAAAAATCTGGCGGCGCATCGGCATGGAGCAAAGCGCCTATTACCAGGTGGACGAGCTGGGTACTCCCTTTGCCGGCGGCGGGCTGAGCGCCGGCCTGCGCGACCTGGCCCGTTTTGGCGAGCTGGTGCGCAACCGGGGCCGCTGGCAGGGCGAGCAGATCATTCCTGCGGCGGCCATCGACGACATTCGCCGTGGCGGCAGTAAAAACGCCTTTGCCCGTGCCGGCTTTGACAGGCTCAAGGGCTGGTCTTACCGCAACATGTGGTGGATAACCCATAACCGCAACGGTGCCTTCGCCGCCCGGGGGGTGCACGGCCAGACCATTTACATCGATCCCGCCGCCGACATGGTGCTGGTGCGCTTTGCCTCTCATCCGGTGGCGGCCAATGGCGCCAATGATCCCTACTCGCTGCCGGCGTATCAGGCCGTGGCTGATTACCTGATTTCTCTTGAAATGCCCTGA
- a CDS encoding adenosine deaminase has protein sequence MNQTTFIQQLPKVELHLHIEGTLEPEMMFELAQRNQIALPFNTPEAVRAAYQFSNLQSFLDIYYQGARVLIHEQDFYDLTWAYLLRCQADNVIHTEIFFDPQTHTERGIAFDTVLNGIDRALRDGREQLGISSHLIMCFLRHLDEDSAFDTLRMALPHKDKIVAVGLDSSELGHPPEKFERVFQEAIGHGFLTVAHAGEEGPVENIHNSLELLSISRIDHGVRCVDDSALVEKLAQRRVPLTVCPLSNTKLKVFDHMDRHNIVELLRRNVCVTINSDDPAYFGGYMTDNFQAVANSHALTPQELAQFTLNAIEASFIDDAHKQRLTRQVQDFMHQALA, from the coding sequence GTGAACCAAACCACCTTTATTCAGCAACTCCCGAAAGTTGAACTGCATCTGCACATCGAAGGCACGCTGGAGCCGGAAATGATGTTCGAGCTGGCGCAACGCAACCAGATAGCCCTGCCGTTTAACACGCCGGAAGCCGTGCGCGCCGCCTATCAGTTCAGCAACCTGCAATCCTTCCTCGACATCTACTATCAGGGTGCCAGGGTTCTGATCCACGAGCAGGACTTTTACGATCTGACCTGGGCCTATTTGCTGCGTTGCCAGGCAGATAACGTCATCCATACCGAAATCTTCTTTGACCCGCAAACCCATACCGAGCGGGGCATTGCCTTTGACACCGTGCTCAACGGCATTGACCGGGCACTGCGTGACGGCCGGGAGCAGCTGGGCATCAGCAGTCACCTCATCATGTGCTTTCTGCGCCACCTGGACGAAGACAGCGCCTTTGACACCCTGCGCATGGCACTGCCGCACAAGGACAAAATTGTGGCCGTCGGCCTCGACTCGTCGGAGTTGGGCCATCCGCCGGAGAAATTTGAGCGCGTGTTTCAGGAGGCGATTGGTCACGGCTTTCTGACCGTGGCCCATGCCGGAGAAGAAGGGCCGGTTGAGAACATTCACAACAGCCTTGAGCTGCTGAGCATTTCACGCATCGATCATGGTGTGCGCTGTGTGGACGATTCGGCCTTGGTGGAGAAACTGGCCCAACGTCGCGTGCCCCTCACCGTTTGCCCGCTTTCCAATACCAAGCTGAAGGTGTTTGACCATATGGATCGGCACAACATCGTTGAACTGCTGCGCCGAAATGTCTGTGTGACCATCAACTCGGATGATCCGGCCTACTTTGGCGGCTACATGACCGATAACTTTCAGGCGGTAGCCAATAGCCATGCACTGACGCCGCAAGAACTGGCACAATTTACCCTCAATGCCATTGAGGCCAGTTTTATCGACGACGCCCACAAGCAGCGGCTGACACGGCAAGTGCAGGACTTTATGCACCAGGCACTCGCCTAA
- the trpA gene encoding tryptophan synthase subunit alpha produces the protein MSRYHRLFERLNASNEGAFVPFVTLGDPTPEHSLKVIDALVAGGADALELGIPFSDPIADGPTIQAATLRARNAGTRTQTCFDMLKQVREKYPELPIGLLVYANLVYAPGVDSFYSRAAEAGVDSVLVADVPLEMAAPFKAAADKAGIESIYIAPPNGSEATLKAVAEMGSGYTYLLSRAGVTGTETKAGTPVDTLLATLAKFNAPPSLLGFGISSPEQVRDAISAGAAGAISGSAVVKIIEQHLDQPQAMLDALTAFVKEMKAATRK, from the coding sequence ATGAGCCGCTACCACCGCCTGTTCGAGCGACTGAATGCCAGCAACGAAGGCGCCTTTGTGCCCTTCGTGACCCTGGGCGACCCTACCCCCGAGCACTCGCTCAAGGTGATTGATGCCCTGGTGGCCGGCGGCGCCGATGCCCTGGAGCTGGGCATTCCCTTCTCCGATCCCATTGCCGACGGCCCCACCATTCAGGCCGCCACCCTGCGTGCCCGCAATGCCGGCACCCGCACCCAGACCTGCTTTGACATGCTCAAACAGGTGCGGGAAAAATACCCCGAGCTGCCCATTGGCCTGCTGGTGTACGCCAACCTGGTGTATGCGCCCGGAGTAGACAGCTTCTACTCCCGCGCCGCCGAGGCCGGCGTAGACTCGGTGCTGGTGGCCGATGTGCCGCTGGAAATGGCCGCGCCGTTCAAGGCCGCCGCCGACAAGGCCGGCATTGAGAGCATTTATATCGCGCCGCCCAACGGCAGTGAGGCCACCCTGAAGGCCGTGGCGGAAATGGGCTCCGGCTACACCTACCTGCTGAGCCGTGCCGGCGTGACCGGCACCGAAACCAAAGCCGGCACCCCGGTAGACACCCTGCTGGCCACCCTGGCCAAATTCAATGCGCCGCCGTCCCTGCTCGGCTTTGGTATTTCCAGCCCCGAACAGGTGCGCGATGCCATTTCCGCCGGTGCCGCCGGCGCCATCTCCGGCTCCGCCGTGGTGAAAATCATTGAACAGCACCTGGACCAGCCCCAGGCCATGCTCGACGCCCTCACCGCCTTTGTAAAAGAGATGAAGGCCGCGACGCGCAAGTAA
- a CDS encoding CoA-acylating methylmalonate-semialdehyde dehydrogenase, translating into MNIIPHLINGEHHRGSQWLDVFNPATGAVCAQVALADAGTVAQAVAAAEAAFPAWRDTPPAKRARVMFRYRQLLEERADDICRLIAEEHGKTLEDARGELQRGMENVEYACGVPGLLKGEFTRNVGPDIDAWSDFQPLGVVAGITPFNFPAMVPLWMFPMAIACGNCFVLKPSEKDPGASLLIAELLEEAGLPRGVLNVVQGGREAVEALLEHKGVKAVSFVGSTPVAEHIYARGTARGKRVQALGGAKNHAVLLPDADLDNAVSALMGAAFGSCGERCMAISVAVCVGEAVADALVAKLSEKIRMLNIGPGTEGGHDMGPVISREHLEKITGYIADGEQAGAALVVDGRGVTVPGHEGGYFIGGCLFDRVTPDMRIYREEIFGPVLCVVRVESLEDAIALVNAHEYGNGTCLFTRDGEAARLFGDHIEVGMVGINVPLPVPVAYHSFGGWKRSLFGDLAAYGPDAVRFYTRRKTITQKWPERASHQASDFAFPSL; encoded by the coding sequence ATGAATATTATTCCTCACCTGATCAACGGCGAACATCACCGCGGCAGTCAGTGGCTGGATGTCTTTAACCCGGCCACCGGTGCGGTCTGTGCGCAAGTGGCCCTGGCCGATGCCGGCACGGTGGCGCAGGCGGTGGCCGCCGCCGAGGCCGCCTTTCCCGCCTGGCGCGATACCCCCCCGGCCAAGCGGGCACGGGTGATGTTCCGTTATCGTCAGCTGCTGGAAGAGCGCGCCGACGATATTTGCCGGCTGATTGCCGAGGAGCACGGCAAAACCCTGGAAGACGCCCGCGGCGAGCTGCAGCGGGGTATGGAAAACGTGGAATACGCCTGCGGTGTGCCGGGCCTGCTGAAAGGGGAATTTACCCGTAACGTGGGCCCCGACATCGACGCCTGGTCTGACTTTCAGCCCCTGGGGGTGGTGGCCGGTATTACCCCGTTCAATTTTCCCGCCATGGTGCCGCTGTGGATGTTCCCCATGGCCATCGCCTGCGGTAACTGTTTTGTGCTCAAGCCCTCGGAAAAGGATCCCGGCGCGTCCTTGCTGATTGCCGAACTGCTGGAAGAAGCCGGTCTGCCCAGGGGGGTGCTCAATGTGGTGCAGGGCGGGCGCGAGGCAGTGGAGGCACTGCTGGAGCACAAGGGGGTAAAGGCGGTGAGCTTTGTGGGCTCCACCCCGGTGGCCGAGCACATTTATGCCAGGGGTACGGCCCGTGGCAAGCGGGTGCAGGCGTTGGGCGGCGCCAAGAATCACGCGGTGCTGCTGCCCGATGCGGATCTCGACAATGCGGTCAGTGCCCTGATGGGGGCGGCCTTTGGTTCCTGTGGCGAGCGCTGCATGGCCATCTCGGTGGCGGTGTGCGTGGGCGAGGCGGTGGCTGATGCCCTGGTGGCAAAACTGAGCGAAAAAATCCGTATGCTCAACATTGGCCCCGGTACGGAAGGCGGCCACGACATGGGCCCGGTAATAAGCAGGGAGCACCTGGAGAAAATTACCGGTTACATTGCAGACGGCGAGCAGGCCGGGGCCGCCCTGGTGGTGGACGGCCGGGGTGTGACGGTGCCGGGCCACGAAGGCGGCTACTTTATCGGTGGCTGCCTGTTCGACCGGGTGACCCCCGACATGCGCATCTACCGGGAAGAAATCTTTGGTCCGGTGCTGTGCGTGGTGCGGGTCGAGAGCCTGGAAGACGCCATTGCCCTGGTCAACGCCCATGAATACGGCAACGGCACCTGCCTGTTCACGCGGGACGGCGAAGCGGCGCGGCTGTTTGGCGATCACATCGAGGTGGGCATGGTCGGCATTAACGTGCCGCTGCCGGTGCCCGTGGCCTATCACAGCTTTGGCGGCTGGAAGCGCTCGCTGTTTGGTGATCTGGCCGCCTACGGTCCCGATGCCGTGCGCTTTTACACCCGGCGCAAGACCATTACCCAGAAATGGCCCGAGCGCGCCAGCCACCAGGCTTCGGACTTCGCCTTTCCGAGTTTGTGA
- a CDS encoding glucose 1-dehydrogenase, whose product MKPAELFDLTGKVAIITGGANGIGKGCSKMLAAFGASVVVADLKLDAAEATAEEIRREGGKALAVACNVTRDDDLVALVNQALAEFGRINILVNNVGGGGAGRESPATLTVEQFARTFELNVFSNWRLAQLCAPHMEKAGYGSIINMSSMSSINKSPAISAYASSKAAINHMTANLAFDYGPAGIRVNAVGPGAIRTDALASVLTPEIEARMLAHTPLKRLGEAEDIAGAVLYFAAPISRWVSGQTLFVNGGGVQTLD is encoded by the coding sequence ATGAAACCTGCTGAACTGTTTGATCTCACCGGCAAGGTGGCCATTATTACCGGCGGTGCCAACGGCATTGGCAAGGGCTGTAGTAAAATGCTGGCCGCGTTTGGTGCCAGCGTGGTGGTGGCGGATCTGAAACTCGACGCCGCCGAGGCCACCGCCGAGGAAATCCGTCGCGAGGGAGGCAAGGCGCTGGCCGTGGCCTGCAACGTCACCAGAGACGACGATCTGGTGGCACTGGTCAACCAGGCCCTGGCGGAATTCGGCCGGATCAACATTCTGGTGAACAACGTGGGCGGGGGCGGCGCCGGCCGTGAAAGTCCGGCCACCCTTACCGTGGAGCAGTTTGCCCGTACCTTTGAGCTGAACGTGTTCAGCAACTGGCGGCTGGCCCAGCTGTGTGCCCCGCACATGGAAAAGGCCGGCTACGGCTCCATTATTAACATGTCGTCCATGAGCTCCATCAACAAGAGCCCGGCCATCAGCGCCTATGCCTCGTCCAAGGCCGCCATCAACCACATGACCGCCAACCTGGCCTTTGACTATGGCCCCGCCGGCATTCGGGTAAACGCCGTGGGGCCGGGCGCCATTCGCACCGACGCCCTGGCCTCTGTGCTTACCCCCGAAATCGAGGCACGCATGCTGGCGCACACCCCGCTCAAACGGCTGGGCGAAGCCGAAGACATTGCCGGTGCCGTGCTCTATTTTGCCGCCCCAATATCGCGTTGGGTGAGTGGCCAGACCCTGTTTGTGAACGGCGGCGGCGTGCAAACTTTGGACTGA
- a CDS encoding YkvI family membrane protein, translated as MWNIIKIASAFIGIIVGAGFASGQEVLQYFTSFGYLGTAAAVVATALFAYLGMMLTWLGSRTGTRSHKTVVYQISGRYLGVIVDGVIIFTLFGVGVVMIAGAGSTLHQQFGLAPFVGSVLMTLMMGATLMLNVQRVVALIGSITPFLVLALVLICIYSLFTMERSFEELAPIAESVESTLPHWLVSAVNYVSFNIAVGAAMALVMGGAEPDARIARWGGLLGGAGVGVLIMISHLAMFSQIDLVAGYALPLLKIIDGISPWLAKAMAFVLFGMIFSTGASMFYAFVARFVAMRTPAANRFSIITLVVGFVASFAGFTQLVAFFYPLIGYLGLFLVGALMYAPLRLKRAGFAGLQPLAGND; from the coding sequence ATGTGGAACATCATCAAAATAGCCAGTGCCTTTATTGGCATCATCGTGGGGGCGGGATTTGCCTCCGGTCAGGAAGTGCTGCAGTACTTCACCAGCTTTGGCTACCTGGGCACGGCGGCGGCCGTGGTGGCCACGGCCCTGTTTGCCTATCTGGGCATGATGCTCACCTGGCTGGGCAGCCGCACGGGCACTCGTTCCCATAAAACCGTGGTCTATCAGATAAGCGGTCGCTACCTTGGCGTGATCGTGGATGGGGTGATCATCTTTACCCTGTTTGGCGTGGGGGTGGTGATGATCGCCGGTGCCGGCTCCACCCTGCACCAGCAGTTTGGCCTGGCGCCCTTTGTGGGCAGCGTGCTGATGACCCTGATGATGGGCGCCACCCTGATGCTGAACGTGCAGCGGGTGGTGGCACTGATTGGCAGCATTACGCCGTTTCTGGTACTGGCGCTGGTGCTCATCTGCATTTACAGCCTGTTCACCATGGAGCGCAGTTTTGAAGAGCTGGCGCCCATTGCCGAAAGCGTGGAGTCCACCCTGCCGCACTGGCTGGTGTCGGCGGTGAACTATGTGTCGTTCAACATTGCCGTGGGCGCGGCCATGGCGCTGGTGATGGGCGGGGCCGAGCCCGATGCGCGCATCGCCCGCTGGGGCGGCCTGCTGGGCGGAGCCGGGGTGGGAGTGCTGATCATGATCAGCCACCTGGCCATGTTCTCTCAAATCGATCTGGTGGCCGGTTATGCCCTGCCGCTGCTCAAGATCATCGACGGCATTTCCCCCTGGCTGGCCAAGGCCATGGCCTTTGTGCTGTTTGGCATGATCTTCAGTACGGGGGCCAGCATGTTTTATGCCTTTGTGGCCCGTTTCGTGGCAATGCGCACGCCGGCGGCCAATCGGTTCAGCATCATTACCCTGGTGGTGGGCTTTGTGGCCAGCTTTGCCGGTTTTACCCAGCTGGTGGCGTTTTTCTATCCGCTGATCGGTTACCTGGGGCTGTTTCTGGTGGGGGCGCTGATGTATGCGCCGCTGCGGCTGAAACGCGCCGGGTTTGCCGGCCTGCAGCCCCTGGCCGGCAACGATTAA